Proteins encoded together in one Lathyrus oleraceus cultivar Zhongwan6 chromosome 5, CAAS_Psat_ZW6_1.0, whole genome shotgun sequence window:
- the LOC127086649 gene encoding casparian strip membrane protein 4: protein MDSGKEVEESSTAPILESKRTRSNGRGKSVDVGDAPPPAVVVTTKATPLRKGGMKKGIAILDFILRLSAIGSSLGAAALMGTNEQILPFFTQFLQFHAQWSDFPMFQFFVGANATAGGILVLSLPFSIVCIVRPHATGPRFLLVIIDLVIMALVVAAASAAAAVVYLAHNGSQDANWNAICQQFTDFCQGSSLAVISSFVAAVFLACLVVLSSVALKRS from the exons ATGGACTCAGGAAAAGAAGTTGAGGAATCATCAACAGCTCCCATTCTAGAATCCAAGAGGACAAGAAGCAATGGCAGAGGGAAATCCGTTGATGTTGGAGATGCTCCTCCACCTGCAGTTGTTGTTACCACAAAAGCTACTCCACTTCGTAAAGGTGGAATGAAAAAGGGAATAGCAATCTTAGATTTCATTCTCAGGCTTAGTGCCATTGGTTCTTCTCTTGGTGCTGCTGCTCTTATGGGGACTAATGAACAAATACTTCCATTCTTCACTCAGTTTCTTCAGTTTCATGCTCAATGGAGTGATTTTCCAATGTTTCA GTTTTTTGTGGGAGCAAATGCAACAGCAGGTGGAATTCTCGTCCTCTCCTTACCATTCTCAATTGTCTGCATTGTTAGACCACATGCAACTGGACCACGTTTTCTACTTGTGATCATTGATTTA GTGATAATGGCGTTAGTTGTTGCAGCTGCTTCAGCTGCTGCAGCTGTTGTGTACTTAGCACATAATGGAAGTCAAGATGCTAATTGGAATGCCATTTGTCAACAATTCACTGATTTTTGCCAGGGTTCAAGTTTGGCTGTGATTTCTTCTTTTGTTGCCGCGGTTTTCTTAGCTTGTTTGGTTGTGCTGTCTTCCGTAGCTCTGAAAAGGAGTTAA